A region of Numida meleagris isolate 19003 breed g44 Domestic line chromosome 26, NumMel1.0, whole genome shotgun sequence DNA encodes the following proteins:
- the LOC110388534 gene encoding zinc finger protein 862-like has translation MVPPGKKPAGETSNSNKKCKRYFNEHWKEEFTWLEFDYERKLMFCIECRQALVKNKHGKAENAFTVGTDNFQRHALLRHVTSGAHRQALAVNREQVAFEARGHAELRSVLKVEVNPAKVAVLTTVYWMAKEEVLDEKCSSLLDLQKLNLCQALLATEHSEHYRVGSLRDMQAAMAKVLHNEDRHRIKASPFVGLVVDETVDAQERRSLAVFSTTVSPCSGQTSATFLGSFELPAGEAATVTGKVGEVLHAFSIPAMKLTWLSAHSASLGAERRSGAGTALSSLCPLLTEMHCLSHGSSLLPTHSSLSIEYLQKYETTVDAIYRLYSSPTGESSGLQELWSVLDLCEIDLGSPRAICWTSIFPAVEAIDSSWPTLVLLLESEAERSPVALGLCQELKKFHFVAFTKILLDVLPIFQKLSRFFQIEDFDLSILKPIVSATATTLQAQKGSSGQNLQEFLSAVTEHPQGEQEGESRLYYKGVELANCSPVHLRHFEHLKDTYLESMRGSLLDRFPSGVLEAVSSFSAIFNPKCYPQSLEDISGYGLSELNFLLQAYSQVVVSERALSDFPLFKRIVFSLSQLSFRDLCVKLVYSSSEMHELFPDFAVLAAIALALPLGSALAKKISRGRELLKRGRSRCTKDEGLSNLMKIAIDGPAIDEFDFALAIEYYESMRESGFIKTQVK, from the exons ATGGTGCCTCCAGGGAAAAAGCCAGCTGGGGAAACTTCCAATTCCAATAAAAAATGCAAGCGCTATTTCAATGAGCACTGGAAGGAAGAATTTACCTGGCTGGAGTTTGACTATGAGAGAAAACTCATGTTTTGCATAGAGTGTCGGCAGGCGCTGGTGAAGAACAAGCACGGTAAAGCGGAGAATGCCTTTACCGTGGGCACGGACAACTTCCAGCGCCACGCGCTGCTGCGGCACGTCACCTCGGGTGCGCACCGCCAGGCGCTGGCCGTCAACCGGGAGCAGGTGGCCTTCGAGGCCCGCGGGCACGCGGAGCTGCGCTCGGTGCTGAAGGTGGAGGTGAACCCGGCCAAGGTGGCCGTCCTCACCACCGTGTACTGGATGGCCAAGGAGGAGGTCCTGGATGAGAAGTGCTCCTCGCTGCTGGACCTGCAGAAGCTCAACCTGTGCCAGGCGCTGCTCGCCACCGAGCACAGCGAGCACTACCGCGTCGGCAGCCTCCGGGACATGCAG GCAGCGATGGCCAAGGTCCTGCACAACGAGGACAGGCACCGCATCAAGGCCTCGCCGTTTGTCGGGCTGGTGGTGGATGAGACGGTGGATGCGCAGGAGCGCCGCAGCCTGGCCGTGTTCAGCACCACCGTGTCCCCCTGCAGTGGGCAGACCTCCgccaccttcctgggcagcttCGAGCTGCCGGCCGGGGAGGCGGCCACGGTGACGGGCAAGGTGGGCGAGGTGCTGCACGCCTTCAGCATCCCGGCCATGAAGCTCACCTGGCTGAGCGCCCACAGCGCGTCGCTGGGGGCCGagcggcggagcggggccggcaCCGCGCTGAGCTCGCTCTGCCCACTGCTCACCGAGATGCACTGCCTGTCCCAcggcagctccctgctgcccacccacAGCAGCCTCAGCATCGAGTACCTCCAGAAGTACGAGACCACGGTGGATGCCATCTACAGGCTGTACTCCAGCCCCACGGGGGAAAGCagtgggctgcaggagctgtggagCGTCCTGGACCTCTGTGAGATTGACCTCGGCAGCCCCAGGGCCATCTGCTGGACTTCCATCTTCCCAGCCGTGGAGGCCATCGACTCCTCGTGGCCCacactggtgctgctgctggagagcgAGGCGGAGCGGTCGCCCGTGGCCCTCGGCCTCTGCCAGGAGCTCAAGAAGTTCCACTTTGTGGCCTTCACCAAGATCCTGCTGGATGTCCTCCCCATCTTCCAGAAGCTCAGCCGCTTCTTCCAGATTGAGGACTTCGACCTCTCCATCCTGAAGCCCATCGTCTCTGCCACGGCCACCACCCTGCAGGCACAGAAGGGCTCCAGCGGCCAGAACCTGCAGGAGTTCCTCAGCGCCGTGACCGAGCACCCACAGGGCGAGCAGGAGGGCGAGAGCCGGCTCTACTACAAGGGCGTGGAGTTGGCCAACTGCTCCCCGGTGCACCTGCGGCACTTCGAGCACCTGAAGGACACCTACCTGGAGAGCATGCGGGGCAGCCTGCTGGACAGGTTCCCCAGCGGCGTCCTGGAGGCCGTCAGCTCCTTCTCAGCCATCTTCAACCCCAAGTGCTACCCCCAGTCTCTGGAGGACATCAGTGGCTATGGGCTCAGCGAGCTGAACTTCCTCCTGCAGGCGTACTCCCAGGTGGTGGTCAGCGAGAGGGCCCTGAGTGATTTCCCCCTCTTCAAGCGGATAGTCTTCAGCCTCAGCCAGCTGTCCTTCAGGGACCTGTGCGTCAAGCTGGTCTACAGCAGCTCTGAGATGCACGAGCTCTTCCCGGACTTCGCCGTCCTCGCAGCCATTGCCTTGGCCTTACCGCTGGGCTCGGCGCTCGCCAAGAAGATCAGCCGAGGCCGGGAGCTGCTGAAGCGCGGCCGGTCGCGCTGCACCAAGGACGAGGGGCTCTCCAACCTCATGAAGATCGCCATCGACGGGCCGGCCATCGACGAGTTTGACTTTGCGTTGGCCATTGAATATTATGAGAGCATGCGGGAGTCCGGCTTCATCAAGACGCAGGTGAAGTGA